A region from the Melioribacter roseus P3M-2 genome encodes:
- a CDS encoding DUF302 domain-containing protein yields MNKLFLAITVFFTLNLFAQEKNAPQFLTENESKYTFSETVDSLSRLGNRNGWKIVAIHDLQKSLKKNGKEVLPVNIIEFCNPEYSYEVLKEDNYKTVSALMPCRISVYEKSDGKTYISRINPEFLSASFGNVKNSPMAKAIGDVENILSRLLK; encoded by the coding sequence ATGAATAAATTGTTCTTAGCAATCACTGTTTTTTTTACTCTAAATTTATTTGCGCAAGAAAAAAACGCCCCGCAATTTCTGACAGAAAACGAAAGTAAATATACTTTCTCGGAGACAGTCGATAGTCTGAGCAGGCTGGGAAACCGGAACGGATGGAAGATTGTTGCGATACACGATCTTCAAAAATCGCTTAAGAAAAACGGCAAGGAGGTTTTGCCGGTCAATATAATTGAATTTTGCAATCCCGAATATTCTTACGAGGTTTTAAAGGAAGACAATTACAAAACAGTTTCGGCTTTAATGCCTTGCCGAATTTCCGTATATGAAAAGTCGGACGGAAAAACGTACATTTCCCGTATAAATCCGGAATTTTTATCGGCGTCTTTCGGGAATGTGAAAAATTCTCCAATGGCAAAGGCAATTGGCGACGTTGAAAACATATTGAGCCGATTGCTCAAATAA
- a CDS encoding valine--tRNA ligase codes for MKPKNLSEIPKAYNPSDAEGKWYKYWYDHNLYHSEVDETKVPYTIVIPPPNITGILHIGHILNNTLQDIYIRYKRMMGFNACWVPGIDHASIATEAKVVAMLKEKGIDKKDLTREEFLKYCYEWKEKYGGIIFQQLRKLGVSCDWQRERFTMDEHYYRKVIEAFVKLYKEGYIYRGYRMVNWDPASKSAISDEEVFYKEVKGHLWHIKYPVKGTNEFLVVATTRPETMLGDTAVAVNPNDERYKHLIGKTVTLPIVGREIPVIADEYVDMEFGTGAVKVTPAHDVNDYEMGLRHNLEMINIFNEEASTNENAPEEFRNLDRYEARKKVVKKLEELGFLLKTEDYTHKVGYSQRGNVPIEPYLSEQWFMKMDELAKPALEVVLDGKIKFHPEHWIKTYEHWMTNIRDWCISRQLWWGHRIPVWYHKETGEIYCEVDPPADIENWTQDEDVLDTWASSWLWAQDVFTNERDQRYYYPTDLLVTAPDIIFFWVARMIIAGMHFMKEIPFKDVYFTSTVRDTQGRKMSKSLGNSPDPLDLIEEYGADALRFTMTYISPLGQDVHFSNEMVEIGRNFANKIWNAGRFLLMNAQNIEIKPDLADKHIDFTDRWIISRFNRTLKEFTDAIDNFEVNAASKILYSYVWNDFCDWYVELSKERLYKGSDEEKSAVLTRALKLYGEMLKMVHPFMPFITEEIWQLLDSRKEGESISIEEFPKYDEQKIDSAAEKETEFLQGIITAIRNIRGELNIPPSKNINVYLKSGETTEGQIRYIKALVKADKIEAGAGLLKPKASASSVVKECEIFVPLEGLIDLDKERGRIEKEIERISKSLEGVKKKLSNENFVSKAPADVVEREKAKQKDWETALEKLESIYNDLKG; via the coding sequence ATGAAACCCAAAAATTTGTCCGAAATTCCCAAAGCCTACAATCCTTCGGATGCCGAAGGCAAATGGTATAAGTACTGGTACGACCACAATCTCTATCATTCGGAAGTCGACGAAACAAAAGTTCCCTACACAATTGTAATTCCGCCGCCGAATATTACCGGCATTCTTCATATCGGACACATTCTCAATAATACGTTGCAGGACATTTACATCAGATACAAAAGGATGATGGGTTTTAACGCATGTTGGGTTCCCGGCATAGATCATGCATCGATTGCCACAGAAGCCAAAGTTGTGGCTATGCTGAAAGAAAAGGGAATCGACAAGAAAGACCTGACAAGAGAAGAATTCTTAAAGTATTGCTACGAATGGAAAGAAAAATACGGCGGTATAATTTTTCAACAGCTGCGTAAACTCGGAGTGAGCTGCGACTGGCAGCGCGAACGTTTTACGATGGACGAACATTATTACCGCAAAGTAATCGAAGCGTTCGTCAAACTTTATAAAGAAGGTTATATATACCGCGGTTATAGAATGGTCAATTGGGACCCGGCGTCCAAATCGGCTATTTCCGACGAGGAAGTATTCTACAAAGAAGTAAAAGGTCATCTATGGCATATTAAGTATCCGGTAAAGGGTACGAATGAATTTCTCGTGGTAGCAACGACTCGTCCCGAAACAATGCTGGGCGATACCGCTGTTGCGGTCAATCCTAACGACGAACGTTACAAACATTTAATCGGCAAAACGGTAACGCTTCCGATTGTCGGCAGGGAAATTCCGGTTATTGCGGACGAGTACGTCGATATGGAATTCGGAACCGGAGCCGTTAAAGTAACGCCTGCGCACGACGTAAACGACTACGAAATGGGACTGCGACACAATCTCGAAATGATAAATATATTCAACGAAGAAGCGTCGACAAACGAAAACGCGCCGGAAGAATTTAGAAACCTCGACAGATACGAAGCGCGCAAAAAAGTAGTAAAAAAACTGGAAGAGCTCGGATTTCTCCTGAAGACGGAAGATTATACTCACAAAGTCGGCTACTCCCAGCGCGGAAACGTTCCTATCGAACCTTACCTTTCGGAACAATGGTTCATGAAAATGGACGAATTGGCAAAGCCCGCTTTGGAAGTAGTGCTCGACGGCAAAATTAAATTTCATCCGGAACATTGGATAAAAACTTACGAACATTGGATGACAAACATCCGCGACTGGTGTATATCGCGTCAATTGTGGTGGGGTCACCGTATTCCTGTATGGTATCACAAAGAAACGGGAGAAATCTATTGCGAAGTAGATCCGCCTGCGGACATCGAAAACTGGACTCAGGACGAGGACGTACTCGACACATGGGCGTCGAGCTGGCTGTGGGCTCAGGACGTGTTTACCAACGAACGCGACCAGAGATATTATTATCCGACCGATTTGCTGGTTACCGCTCCCGATATAATCTTTTTCTGGGTGGCTCGTATGATTATTGCCGGTATGCATTTTATGAAAGAAATTCCGTTTAAAGACGTCTATTTTACGAGCACCGTGCGCGATACTCAAGGTCGTAAAATGAGTAAATCGCTCGGCAATTCGCCCGACCCTCTCGATTTGATCGAAGAATACGGCGCCGACGCTCTCAGATTTACAATGACTTACATTTCCCCGCTCGGACAGGACGTCCATTTCAGCAACGAAATGGTCGAAATCGGCAGAAACTTTGCTAATAAAATCTGGAACGCCGGCAGATTCCTTTTGATGAACGCTCAGAATATCGAAATTAAGCCGGATCTGGCGGATAAACATATCGACTTTACCGACAGATGGATTATTTCAAGATTCAATCGCACGTTGAAGGAATTTACCGATGCAATCGACAATTTCGAAGTAAATGCCGCCTCGAAAATTTTGTATTCATACGTATGGAATGATTTCTGTGACTGGTACGTCGAGCTTTCGAAAGAACGGCTCTACAAAGGCTCCGACGAAGAAAAATCCGCCGTTCTGACCCGGGCTCTCAAACTCTACGGGGAAATGCTCAAAATGGTTCATCCTTTTATGCCGTTCATTACGGAAGAAATATGGCAACTGCTCGATTCCAGAAAAGAAGGCGAAAGTATTTCGATCGAAGAATTTCCGAAATACGACGAACAAAAAATCGATTCGGCGGCCGAAAAAGAAACCGAATTTTTGCAGGGCATTATTACCGCAATCAGAAATATACGGGGCGAACTTAATATTCCTCCGTCAAAAAATATTAATGTTTATCTGAAGAGCGGGGAAACGACTGAAGGGCAAATACGATATATCAAAGCGCTTGTTAAAGCCGATAAAATCGAAGCCGGCGCCGGACTGCTCAAACCGAAAGCCAGCGCGTCTTCGGTAGTTAAAGAATGCGAGATTTTCGTTCCGCTAGAAGGCTTGATCGACCTCGATAAAGAAAGAGGTCGCATCGAAAAGGAAATCGAAAGGATTTCAAAATCGCTTGAAGGCGTTAAGAAAAAATTGTCCAACGAAAATTTCGTTTCGAAAGCGCCCGCCGATGTTGTCGAAAGGGAAAAGGCTAAACAAAAAGATTGGGAAACTGCTCTCGAAAAATTAGAATCGATTTATAACGATTTGAAGGGCTGA
- the proB gene encoding glutamate 5-kinase, with protein sequence MSKLKLSGWKRAVIKVGSGIIAPEGKCSTRYLLPIAGFISESINSGKEIILVSSGAVAAGLTTQPALSKKNHRSIPEKQALAAIGQSILISLWSRFFDFPCSQILLTYDDIHNRRRFVNAKNTLNKLIELGTLPIINENDSVATEELKVGDNDNLAAYVAMLTEADLLIICSDIDGLYNADPKRKNDVKLISVVNKITDDIFSLAGKSKNPVATGGMKTKIEAAQKATNIGIDTIIINATKKEVFDDLAKGKVRGTLFKKATSPVNARKHWLLHALESKGKIYIDKGAENAILKKGASLLPSGITRFEGEFKQGDAVDIYKDGSNLLKPIAKGITQYNSSDLSKIKGRKSVEIEKLLGFVITEEVIHRDELIITETK encoded by the coding sequence ATGTCTAAATTGAAACTAAGCGGCTGGAAGAGGGCGGTAATAAAAGTAGGAAGCGGCATAATAGCGCCCGAAGGAAAATGTTCGACGCGTTATTTGCTGCCGATTGCGGGATTCATTTCCGAATCGATTAATTCGGGCAAGGAAATTATTTTGGTTTCGTCGGGAGCCGTTGCTGCGGGTTTAACGACTCAGCCGGCATTGTCTAAAAAAAATCATCGTTCCATTCCCGAAAAGCAGGCGCTTGCCGCCATCGGGCAGTCGATATTGATTTCATTGTGGAGCCGTTTTTTCGACTTTCCGTGTTCCCAAATATTGTTGACTTACGACGACATTCACAATCGTCGTCGATTTGTAAACGCGAAAAACACATTAAATAAACTGATCGAACTGGGCACGCTCCCGATTATCAACGAAAACGATTCCGTAGCTACGGAAGAATTAAAAGTCGGGGACAACGATAATCTCGCCGCTTATGTGGCTATGCTGACAGAAGCCGATTTATTAATTATCTGCTCGGACATCGACGGATTATACAACGCAGACCCGAAAAGGAAAAACGACGTTAAATTGATTTCCGTCGTAAATAAAATTACTGACGATATTTTCAGTCTCGCCGGAAAATCGAAAAATCCTGTTGCCACTGGCGGAATGAAAACCAAAATCGAAGCCGCTCAAAAAGCGACGAATATTGGTATCGATACGATTATAATTAACGCTACGAAAAAAGAAGTGTTCGACGATCTTGCCAAAGGCAAAGTGAGGGGCACGTTGTTTAAAAAGGCAACTTCGCCTGTTAATGCGCGCAAACACTGGCTGCTTCACGCATTAGAATCGAAAGGAAAAATTTATATCGACAAAGGCGCCGAGAACGCTATACTGAAAAAAGGCGCTTCGCTTTTGCCTTCCGGTATTACGAGATTTGAAGGAGAATTCAAACAGGGCGACGCCGTCGATATTTACAAAGACGGAAGCAATTTATTAAAGCCGATTGCCAAAGGAATTACGCAGTACAATTCCTCCGACCTGTCGAAAATCAAAGGACGCAAAAGCGTTGAAATAGAAAAGTTACTCGGTTTTGTAATTACGGAAGAAGTAATTCACCGCGACGAATTAATAATAACGGAAACTAAATAG
- a CDS encoding glutamate-5-semialdehyde dehydrogenase codes for MENELIKLAQKCKIASRKLAALDTNSKNILLTSMAESLNNSRDKIIAANETDLKAAEEKGLSGALVDRLRLNDDRIDSMINAIKEIVQLNDPVGEIESVKTRPNGIQVGTIRIPLGVIAIIYEARPNVTSDAAALCIKSGNGVILRGGSEAFNSNVAIVEALKSGIEESAVSPDILTFIPTTDREAMVELLKLEEYIDLVIPRGGEGLIRFVSQNSRIPVIKHYKGVCHLYVDKDADLELALNLLIDGKTSRPAVCNALETLLVHKDIADIFLPAAASVLKKKKVEIRGCGRTIEFIPDAKAATEEDYYAEYLDLIIAVKVVEDYDEAVEHIAKYGSNHTDVIATRNIFTARKFIKDVDSSSVMVNASSRFADGGELGLGAEIGISTSKLHAYGPMGLEALTTKKFIVFGEGQTRHNVEL; via the coding sequence TTGGAGAACGAATTAATAAAACTCGCTCAAAAATGTAAAATCGCTTCCCGTAAACTTGCCGCTTTAGATACGAATTCAAAAAATATATTATTAACCTCAATGGCCGAGAGTTTAAACAATTCGAGGGATAAAATAATTGCGGCAAACGAAACCGACCTGAAAGCCGCCGAAGAAAAAGGATTGAGCGGCGCGCTCGTCGACCGCCTCAGATTGAACGACGATCGAATCGACTCGATGATAAATGCAATAAAAGAGATCGTACAACTTAACGACCCTGTCGGTGAAATCGAAAGCGTAAAGACCCGACCCAACGGAATACAAGTGGGCACAATCCGCATACCGCTTGGAGTGATTGCAATTATCTACGAAGCGCGTCCAAACGTAACGTCCGACGCTGCGGCGCTTTGCATCAAAAGCGGCAACGGAGTAATACTGCGCGGAGGTTCGGAAGCTTTTAATTCGAATGTCGCAATAGTCGAAGCTCTTAAATCGGGAATTGAAGAATCGGCGGTTAGTCCGGACATTCTTACTTTTATTCCTACGACAGACCGCGAAGCAATGGTCGAACTACTGAAACTCGAGGAATACATCGACCTCGTAATTCCGCGAGGAGGAGAGGGTTTAATAAGATTCGTTTCTCAAAACAGCAGAATACCCGTCATCAAGCATTACAAAGGCGTTTGTCATCTTTATGTCGACAAAGACGCCGACTTGGAACTCGCATTAAATTTATTGATAGACGGAAAAACGTCCAGACCGGCGGTTTGCAATGCGCTCGAAACTCTTCTGGTTCATAAAGATATAGCCGATATATTTTTGCCCGCCGCCGCTTCCGTTTTAAAAAAGAAGAAAGTAGAGATACGCGGATGCGGCAGAACAATTGAATTTATTCCCGACGCAAAAGCCGCCACGGAAGAAGACTATTATGCCGAATATCTCGATTTGATTATAGCCGTAAAAGTCGTCGAAGATTACGACGAGGCTGTGGAACACATTGCGAAATACGGCTCAAACCATACCGACGTAATTGCGACGCGAAATATTTTTACCGCGCGGAAATTCATTAAAGACGTCGATTCTTCGTCGGTAATGGTCAATGCCTCCTCTCGTTTTGCAGACGGCGGCGAATTGGGACTCGGAGCTGAAATAGGGATATCCACTTCCAAGCTTCACGCATACGGACCGATGGGATTGGAAGCGTTGACCACAAAAAAATTCATAGTTTTCGGCGAAGGTCAAACGCGTCACAATGTCGAATTATGA
- a CDS encoding GxxExxY protein produces the protein MVDILYKDESYKIIGLCMEVHNNIGKGFLEIVYKDALELEFSSCNVPFEREKEYEVNYKGIILPHKFYADFVVYNKIILEIKSISEIANEHIAQTLNYLKVSGCKLGLLVNFGKLSLQYKRILL, from the coding sequence ATGGTTGATATTTTATACAAAGACGAATCGTACAAAATTATCGGATTGTGTATGGAAGTGCACAATAATATTGGAAAAGGGTTTTTAGAAATTGTCTACAAAGACGCGCTCGAACTCGAGTTCAGCAGTTGCAATGTCCCCTTCGAAAGAGAAAAAGAATACGAAGTAAATTACAAAGGCATAATTCTGCCCCATAAATTTTACGCCGATTTTGTAGTCTACAATAAAATAATTCTCGAAATAAAAAGCATTAGCGAAATTGCAAACGAGCATATAGCTCAAACCCTGAATTATCTAAAAGTATCGGGGTGCAAGTTGGGTTTATTAGTAAACTTCGGTAAATTATCCTTGCAGTATAAAAGAATTCTCCTGTAG
- a CDS encoding Tex family protein, with protein MNYFLLIAREIGIGKEQVASAVNLFNEGATVPFIARYRKEKTGGLDETQLRSIEEKYNYYNLLEERKQTVLKSIEEQGKLTPELEEKIRSATKLQTVEDLYLPYKPKRKTRATIAIAKGLEPLADFILDNPLFDGSLEEEASKYIDPEKGVETAEDAIKGAGDIIAERISDTAEVRAAVREYLLENSFLVSEKAQLKPEERDKNKKDVYEVYHRFSIPVKKIKPYQTLAVNRGEREKFLKVSISYEREEVEKIIYEKFFPYERTVFEDFLKETVRDSLLRLISPSIEREIRNHLTEEADNHAIEVFATNLRQLLLQPPISGKIIMGIDPGYVSGCKVAVIDTTGKYLEGTTIYPHEPQKKTEAAKKTTLELIKKYSVDLIAIGNGTASRETELLIAEIIKENNLDTKYLIVSEAGASVYSASVLAKSEFPDLEAAQRGNISIARRVLDPLAELVKIDPKSIGVGLYQHDVDQKKLSKKLDDVVVSCVNYVGVDLNTASLSLLSYVSGLSKPIAKRIVDYREKRGRFNTREELKEIRGIGEKVFEQSAGFLKIPGGENPLDNTFIHPESYGAVQKLLDLAGVSPAEINKKGNLIELYVKSKGIDKVAEQVGTGVPTLKDIIENLKKPGRDPREDLPKPILRSDVLKMEDLKIGMRLKGTVRNIVDFGAFVDIGVKHDGLIHISQMSNRFVKNPFDIINVSDIVEVEILNVDIEKERISLKLIGKAAEI; from the coding sequence ATGAATTATTTTCTTCTAATAGCGCGCGAAATCGGCATCGGCAAAGAGCAGGTCGCGTCGGCGGTTAATCTTTTCAACGAAGGCGCTACCGTGCCTTTTATAGCGAGATACCGCAAAGAAAAAACAGGCGGCTTGGACGAAACTCAGCTGCGATCAATCGAAGAAAAATATAATTATTATAATCTGCTCGAAGAACGAAAACAAACAGTTCTTAAAAGCATCGAAGAACAGGGGAAATTAACTCCCGAACTCGAAGAGAAAATCCGGAGCGCAACTAAACTTCAAACCGTGGAAGACCTTTATCTGCCGTACAAACCCAAACGTAAAACCCGAGCCACCATTGCAATAGCAAAAGGATTGGAACCGCTTGCGGATTTTATTCTCGACAATCCTCTCTTCGACGGCAGCCTCGAAGAAGAAGCTTCGAAGTATATCGACCCGGAAAAAGGAGTCGAGACAGCCGAAGACGCCATTAAAGGCGCAGGCGACATTATTGCCGAACGGATATCGGATACCGCCGAAGTGCGCGCCGCCGTAAGAGAATATCTGCTAGAAAACTCGTTTTTGGTTTCCGAAAAAGCTCAATTAAAACCCGAGGAAAGGGATAAAAACAAAAAGGACGTCTACGAAGTTTATCATCGGTTTTCGATACCGGTAAAAAAAATAAAACCGTATCAAACGCTTGCCGTTAACCGGGGCGAGCGCGAAAAGTTTCTTAAAGTGTCAATATCGTACGAACGCGAAGAAGTCGAAAAAATCATTTACGAGAAATTTTTTCCCTACGAGAGAACGGTATTCGAAGATTTTTTGAAAGAGACGGTAAGAGATTCGCTATTGAGGCTCATTTCACCTTCAATCGAAAGAGAAATTCGAAATCATCTTACCGAAGAAGCAGATAATCACGCAATCGAAGTGTTTGCGACCAACTTACGCCAGCTTTTGCTGCAGCCGCCCATCTCCGGAAAAATTATAATGGGAATAGATCCCGGATACGTTTCCGGCTGTAAAGTGGCGGTTATCGACACGACGGGCAAATATCTTGAAGGTACGACGATTTATCCGCACGAGCCTCAGAAGAAAACCGAAGCGGCAAAGAAAACAACGCTCGAATTGATTAAAAAATACTCGGTCGATTTAATAGCCATCGGAAACGGAACGGCAAGCAGGGAAACCGAATTGTTAATCGCCGAAATAATAAAAGAAAACAATCTCGACACGAAATATCTGATAGTAAGCGAAGCGGGAGCTTCGGTCTATTCGGCGTCCGTTCTTGCCAAATCCGAATTTCCCGATCTTGAAGCCGCTCAAAGAGGCAATATTTCGATAGCTCGCCGGGTTCTCGATCCGCTGGCTGAACTCGTTAAAATAGATCCGAAATCGATCGGAGTCGGTCTGTATCAGCACGATGTGGATCAGAAGAAATTGAGCAAAAAACTCGACGACGTTGTAGTAAGTTGCGTCAACTACGTCGGAGTCGATCTGAATACGGCGAGCCTTTCGTTGCTTTCGTACGTTTCCGGTTTATCCAAACCGATAGCCAAAAGAATTGTCGATTACCGCGAGAAGCGCGGAAGATTCAATACACGCGAGGAATTGAAAGAAATCCGCGGTATCGGCGAAAAAGTATTCGAGCAATCCGCCGGATTCCTTAAAATACCGGGCGGCGAAAATCCTTTGGACAATACATTCATTCACCCCGAGTCGTACGGCGCAGTCCAAAAATTGCTCGATCTTGCAGGCGTAAGCCCCGCCGAAATAAACAAGAAAGGAAATTTGATCGAACTTTATGTAAAATCGAAAGGAATCGATAAAGTCGCAGAACAAGTCGGAACGGGCGTGCCTACATTAAAAGACATAATAGAAAATCTAAAAAAACCGGGCAGAGACCCGCGCGAGGATTTACCGAAACCGATTCTGCGAAGCGACGTGCTTAAAATGGAAGACCTGAAAATCGGTATGCGCCTGAAAGGCACCGTGCGAAATATTGTCGACTTCGGCGCGTTTGTCGATATCGGAGTCAAGCACGACGGATTGATTCATATCTCACAGATGTCGAACCGGTTTGTGAAAAATCCCTTCGATATTATAAACGTTAGCGATATTGTGGAAGTGGAAATCCTGAATGTCGACATCGAAAAAGAAAGGATAAGTCTCAAACTGATTGGCAAAGCCGCGGAAATTTGA